The window GATATTTTGTAGTTGAACTCATCCTTCTTATTTGTCTCTATATATTCCATCTTGTCCTTTATGTAGAAGTTTGCAAGGTCTCTAAAATAACCGTTCCCTGTTATATTATACAGGGAATACAGCTGTTTTGATATCTCATCAATTACTATATTATCATTTATTCCATAAAGTTTCTCTAGCCTTCTTACATACTGAGTCATGTTTATCTTGCCCGAAAGAAGAAATGCGTAAAGATCATTCGCAATGCCCCATTTCTCATCGGCAGATATCTGTGAAAGGTTCCTTGTGATGGTTTCGTACATTACATCATCATAGAGCACCCTGTAAAATCCACTATGGCCATAATTCAGTGAAAGAACATCCCCTTCTATTTCCATTTCCCTGCCGTCCATAAGTGTGTTTTCCTCCCTGGAAAACCTGTTTATAAATAGTGGTATTTTCCACTGCGAGTTTCTTTCACCGTCCAGGAAATAGAACTGTTTCTGGGTTATTTTTAGCCTGTCCCCATTCCTTTCAGTTATAATATATGGGTAACCTTTCTGTGATATCCACTGCTCCATAATAGAGGAGACTCCCTTTCCTGATTCTTTTTCTATGGCATTCCATAAATCAGACCCTGAGGCATTCTTATATGAAAATTCCTTTAGATAGTTTCTCATAGCCTTCATAAAAACATCCTTGCCAACATAGGCTTCAATCATCCTCAAAACATTTGATCCCTTGCCATATCTTATTTCATAGGATAGCTGTGATACACTTCTTGGATCGGAAACATCGGCATTGATGGGATGTGAATTTTTCAGTGCATCCATGGTGTAGGCACCGTCAGTCTGGTCCAGCAGGAAATCACCGAAAAATTTCCATTCCGGATCTGTACTGTCAACAGTCTTGAATGCAAAAAATGTGGCAAAGCTCTCATTTAACCACAAATCGTTCCACCATTTCATGGTGACGAGGTCACCGAACCACATATGAACGAGCTCATGGGTTATTACCTCTGATGTCCTCTTATAGCTTCTGCTGGTTGTGGAATCATCAATATTCAAAAGTATTTCCCTGAATGTTATTGCTCCCCAGTTTTCCATGGCACCGGATGCAAATTCGGGAACGGAAATAAGGTTTAATTTTGGAAGCATATATTCTATTCCTGTGTATGTTTCAAGATAATTCAGGGATTTTTTTGCCACTTCAAGGGGATACCTTGAAGATGTTAAATGGCCCTTCATGGCTGTGAGATAGAGTTTTTTGCCTTTATATAAGTCCTCAGCCTCATCAAACTGCCCAACTCCAAGGTATACAAGGTATGTTGCCATTCTGGGAGTTTGCTCAAATTCTACAAGCTTTTTTCCATTTTCCAGTTTTTCCTGTTTTGCTGGCATATTTGAAATAGCTTTAAGGTCGCTGTCGATCTTCATAGAAATGTCAAACGTAGCTTTGTAATTCGGGTTATCAATGCATGGAAATGCCCTCCTGGCATCTGATTCCTCGAACTGTGTTGAAAGTATATACTTGTCCTCTGTGCCTGCGAGATAGAAGCCCTTAAGGCCACGGTCAACATCGGAAGAGAATTTAACGTCAACAGAAATATTGCCCCCAACAGTGGAGAACGTTAGGCTATTATTATCTGTCTCATATTTTACCGGCGATCCATTGATTTTTACATCCTGTATATCTATATTGTTCAGGTCAAAGGTTACCTTTTTTTCTGCATCATTAATTTTTACAGTTTCCTCTCCTTTATATTTCTTCCCCCTGAAATCTATATCAAGGCTTATCCTGTAATTTATAACTTCCATATCAGCCTATATACACACGTTTAATAAATTTTTGCGCAGTTGAATATTTTAAATAATAACGTGAGATACAGAAATATGGATAATAAATATAGTTATGCCTATCTTGGCCTTGCCGTTATGATTGCACTCCTTTTCATACAGTTTATTATAGGCATATTTATAAACCTCTATGTATCATTTCCACCACTGAATAGCATATCACACATAGCACCAGCTGCATTTCCATCAAATTATATTATCGTAATGCTTCATATGATGCTGGGATTTCTTATCCTTATAGTTTCATTTATAATGCTCCTGCTCAGCATAAAAATACAGAATTCAAAAATGGTTATATCATCCGGTATATCCTTTGTTTTTGTTATAGTTGCCGGTATTTCCGGATTCCTGTTTCTTTTCAATGAATATAATGTATATTCCCTTATTATGGCAGTATCATTTATAATTATTATAATCTCAGAGTTTTACTATCTATATACCCTAAAACTGTTAACAGGCGCCCCATCCAAAAATTAAATTAAACTATAAAATTTATAAAAATTATTTTTTCATCAAGTCACATGACCTTTTATATAATATATCCCTTAAAAGTAAGAAAGCCCTGAAATTTTCCGGATTAAAACGTTCCGAAAAACCCTCCTTTCTTGACATAACCCTGTAATAATACATAACTTCTATGGTTTTCCTGCATGCCCTGAAAGCTATCCTGGCTACCCTGCTCTCATTCAATAATATGGAATAATCCATGGCCCAGCCCTTTTCACCTTCTATGCCTTCAAGAAAATTGAAGTCATTTGCTTTGGCACCGGTGATTATGTAGTTTTCCAGCGACTTTATGAATTCAAACATCTTTCTGTACTCTTCTGAGTGTTTTTCATCCATTTCAATGAGTCTACCGATTAGTTCCGCCAGTTCATATTCTTTCATAAAGTAGAGCTGTATTCCTGAATCATAATCCTCTTCCTTCTGATCTACACAGCAATGGAATTTTGGAAATTCTGTCATAATTAAAAAGTGTATCATTAAATAAATATTTTTTTAAATGGGAACAATAAACTTACGTAATATTACGGTATGTTTTATAATCTGTGATTTTGAATTTCCTCAGGGTTATTTCAATAAATTTCTCCTTTACATCATTAAAACTATATGATTTATTCTGGAGTGCATCCATGGATGTCATTATTTCAGGCGAAAAATTGCATGGATTTATTATATTGAATTTTTTAAGGTCTGTGGATATATTGAGCCCCATGCCGTGCATTGTTGAGAATTTATCAATGCCCAGCCCTATAGAGCAAATCTTTTTATCCCCAACCCATACACCGGTTTTTTCTTTAAGCTCCGCCCTTCCGCTGATGCCGTAATATCCCAGCAGTTCAATGACCGAGTCCTGAATTAATCTTATCAGCTTCAGGGCATCGAGATTTGATCTCTTTAAATTTATAATGTAATACACCACAAGCTGACCTGGCCCGTGATACGTCAAATAACCTCCACGGTTAATTTTTATTGCACCTCCAGTATCACCCCTGAAATGGGACCCTGCTGTGTAAACATCTGGATGCTGAAGAAAAATGAACGCATCTCCTGATTCCTCTTTATTTACTTTATCATGAATTTTTTTCTGGAGATCAAGTGCCTTTAAATAATCAACGATTCCAAGGTCGTATATCATACTGCATTTATTGAAATCCTGTTCCATTTTATTACATCTCCAGCCATAGTTAATATTTTAATTTGGTATATAAAATTCCCCAAACTTATTCCCCAAACTTAATTACATACAGTATAAATTTGTATAGCAAAAACATTTAAATTATAGGGCATTGTTTAATTATGGAAAACAAAAGTGGAAGAATAAAACAGATAAGCTACATTATTAAGGGCGTTGAAACAAGAGATGGTGCTGGAGTTCGGCTGAAAAGGATTTTCGGTGGGCCCAATACCGTAAATATAACGGACCCATTCCTCCTGCTGGATCATTTCGGTTCTGATCGAATAGATGACTATATCTCAGGGTTCCCATGGCATCCACACAGGGGTATAGAAACTATAACATATTTGCTGTCCGGGAAGGTCGAGCACCGGGACAGCACCGACCACCGTGGGACGATATATCCGGACGAACTGCAGTGGATGACTGCCGGAAGCGGTATATTCCATGAAGAGATGCCGAAGCCACTGGACGAGAAAAACCCTGAAGAGCTCCTGAGGGCAAATGGGATGCCTACCCTTGTATCAGGTTTCCAGTTATGGTTAAACCTTCCTGCTAAATATAAAATGACAGTTCCGGCATACAGGAGCATTAAGGGAAGTGAGGTTCCTGTAATCTCTATTGACGGTGCAAGGGTTAAGATTATTGCAGGGGAATATAATAAAACCTATGGCATGTACAAATCACAGTATGGAATAGACCCGCTCTACCTTGATGTTTCCATGGATGAGAACTCAGAGTTCGTTTACCGTATCAAGGATGGATACACATCTATCATTTTTTCTATAACTGGAGAGGGGTTATACCGGGATCAGAAACTTGAGCCAGATACGGC of the Ferroplasma sp. genome contains:
- a CDS encoding M1 family metallopeptidase yields the protein MEVINYRISLDIDFRGKKYKGEETVKINDAEKKVTFDLNNIDIQDVKINGSPVKYETDNNSLTFSTVGGNISVDVKFSSDVDRGLKGFYLAGTEDKYILSTQFEESDARRAFPCIDNPNYKATFDISMKIDSDLKAISNMPAKQEKLENGKKLVEFEQTPRMATYLVYLGVGQFDEAEDLYKGKKLYLTAMKGHLTSSRYPLEVAKKSLNYLETYTGIEYMLPKLNLISVPEFASGAMENWGAITFREILLNIDDSTTSRSYKRTSEVITHELVHMWFGDLVTMKWWNDLWLNESFATFFAFKTVDSTDPEWKFFGDFLLDQTDGAYTMDALKNSHPINADVSDPRSVSQLSYEIRYGKGSNVLRMIEAYVGKDVFMKAMRNYLKEFSYKNASGSDLWNAIEKESGKGVSSIMEQWISQKGYPYIITERNGDRLKITQKQFYFLDGERNSQWKIPLFINRFSREENTLMDGREMEIEGDVLSLNYGHSGFYRVLYDDVMYETITRNLSQISADEKWGIANDLYAFLLSGKINMTQYVRRLEKLYGINDNIVIDEISKQLYSLYNITGNGYFRDLANFYIKDKMEYIETNKKDEFNYKISLSGLYTKLAYINNDFCKTLLSKYKEYSQVEPDFRLAYLVAQARVNNDFRYFANIIETTSNDEDKTKAITASGVLEGDSNHKSIMEFVKSGKAKKQDMDSFFVAMSSSDGSRQYIIDNLKNIVDTMYKFQLSPLRINRCVQSMIGNAGIKDPEKMKKAAESVRNEEIFGGINKGLEFLEIYENLVKNTK
- the lipB gene encoding lipoyl(octanoyl) transferase LipB, giving the protein MEQDFNKCSMIYDLGIVDYLKALDLQKKIHDKVNKEESGDAFIFLQHPDVYTAGSHFRGDTGGAIKINRGGYLTYHGPGQLVVYYIINLKRSNLDALKLIRLIQDSVIELLGYYGISGRAELKEKTGVWVGDKKICSIGLGIDKFSTMHGMGLNISTDLKKFNIINPCNFSPEIMTSMDALQNKSYSFNDVKEKFIEITLRKFKITDYKTYRNIT
- a CDS encoding pirin family protein; protein product: MENKSGRIKQISYIIKGVETRDGAGVRLKRIFGGPNTVNITDPFLLLDHFGSDRIDDYISGFPWHPHRGIETITYLLSGKVEHRDSTDHRGTIYPDELQWMTAGSGIFHEEMPKPLDEKNPEELLRANGMPTLVSGFQLWLNLPAKYKMTVPAYRSIKGSEVPVISIDGARVKIIAGEYNKTYGMYKSQYGIDPLYLDVSMDENSEFVYRIKDGYTSIIFSITGEGLYRDQKLEPDTAAILSMDGEYVNVRTGRSGYRFILLSGKPLHEPVKWYGPIVMNTDDQIREAIMDLNNDNFVREKNPLIE